TTTTTTCATACTCCCGGCGCCATTTAGCCGTATTGCGGCCATAAATATTAGTAGCGGGTAATGTTGTTTTTACCCCGGTGGCAGACATACTGTAGGTAGAAATGGACCAGTCGCGGCGAACATCAGTAGGTGCATATAAATAATACAGCTTCTGGGTGGTGCTGTTAAACCCATAAGCATATCCTATTGAATCGGTAACAGTGGACCGGCACAATACCCCGTTCTCATTACCAATACGGCCACCCTCTTTATATGCATCATTATTGGCGCCATAACATTCCGCTTCCCAGATACATTCTTTATAATCTTCAATATCCTGCACTTCATTGATGAAGATCTGTTTGTAATCTGGATTAAGATCATGCTCACCGGATTCCTTTACTTTCAACGCCCAGTCGCGCGCATCCTTGAACTTTTCGGTATCATGTAATGGCGCACCGGCCATGGTAAGGTATACGCGGGCCAGGATGCCCCGCACCGTTGACTTCGATACATGTCCGGAAGAACCGGTCTGCGTGGCTGTTTTCACCAGCGTTTCCGCTTCCTTCATATCGGCAACTATTTGTGCATACACCTCTTTGGTTGGCGTGCGGGCAAGATCTACATTATCTACAGAAACAGAAGGTGTCAACTTCAACGGCACATCGCCATAGTATTGAACCAGGGTAAAATAATAGAAAGCCCGGAGGAACAGGGCCTCCCCTCCTACCACGCTTTTGGCATTGGCGTCCATATCGGCTTTATCCATATTAGCCAGTAATGAATTCGCCCTTTCTATACCTGTATACAGGTTCTTCCATAAAGACGCCACATAGGTATCTGATGCATCATAGTTATAGCGGAAGGGACCGGTAGTAAAACTGGTATATGAAAAAAACGACTCATCCGTAGTGGCGTTGTGCCGGATGGGGATCTGTCCGCCCCACATGGTTTCCTGCGATATGATATCGTATACACCCGCCAGGGCTGAATTTACCTCCTGAGCGTTTGAATAATAGTTATCCGGTTCCAGGAAATGCGGTTTCTTTTCAAGAAATTTTTTGCAACTGCCTGCCACGGCGATCATCGTCGCCAGCAGACCCAGTAAAAAAATTCTTCGTTTCATATGATTCTTGTTAATGAGCTGTTCAATTAAATAATTTCAAATGACAAGTTATTTACAGTGACAGGTTCAACCCCAGTGTTACTGTTCTTGCCCTTGGGTATGAGGAGTAGTCAAACCCGGGGGTAAGCGCTGAATAACCGATGGATACTTCCGGATCGGAACCGGTGTACTTCGTCCAGGTTAACAGGTTTTGTGCTGCTACGTATATACGGCAGCTTTTGATCTTTGCCCTGCCCAGTAATTTTGATGACAATGTATAACCCAGGGCTGCGGTTTTGAATCGCAGGTAAGACCCATCTTCGATGATGCGGGTTGAATATACATACCCATACTGACCGCCGGCACGCGGCATGGTGGTATTGGTATGATCTGGTGTCCAGCGGGCCTGGAAGCTTTGGAACTGGTTTAAGTAAGTTTTATTGCCGTTCTCAAAATTCAGGCGGTTGGCATTTACGATATCATTGCCATACGACCACTGGAAAAATATATTCAGATCGAAACCGCGATAATGGAAATTATTGCTGATACCACCAATATGGCGGGGCAAGCCACGGCCGATCACTGTACGATCATAATCGTTTATCACTTTATCGTTATTCAGGTCGCGGTATTTGGCATCGCCCGGTTGTATGGCGCTGCGGGTATTGCCATTCGTAGCAATGTTGTCTTTCAAAATATAATTACCATTGGCCAGTTTGTCAAAGTCATCATACTGGTATACCCCGTCGCTGATGTATCCATAGATCTGTCCAAGCGGTTGACCCAGCTTTGCCAGGTACAAAGGCACGCTGGCATACCAGGAGTCCCAACTGATAACGGAAGTCATACTCTCCTGGTTCTGGGTGAGCTGCATTACCTTGCTTTTATTGAAAGCGATATTGAAGCTGGTGGTCCAGGAGAAATTTTTATTGGTGATGTTGTTCGATGACAAGGCAATTTCCAGGCCTTCGTTACTGGTTTTACCGATATTCTTATAGGCAGAACCGTAGCCGCTGGTTGGGGGCAGCGCCGCCAACAACAACAGGTCGCTGGTAACTTTTTTATAGTAGTCAACAGTAAGCGACAACCGCTGGTGTAAGAAGCTCACATCAAAACCTACATCGGTTTGCCCGGTTGTTTCCCATTTCAGGTCTTCATTGGCCATGCTTGCCAGTATGGCCCCTTGTTGCAGGGCATTGTTATAAGAATAGTAAGCGGAAATAGGGAAATCAACTTCCGAATAGGTGGCATATTCATCTACGCGGTTATTACCGGTTTTACCCCAGCTGGCCCTTATTTTAGCATCAGAAAGGAAACTTACCTCTTTCATAAAGGGTTCACTGCTTAACCGCCAGGCGAAAGCGCCGGAAGGGAAATACCCCCACTGACGGCCCGGTCTGAATTTTGAACTGCCATCAGCACGGAAAGATGCAGTGAACAGGTAACGGTCTTTAAACGTATAGTTTACCCGCGACAAACCCGACAACAGCGAAGATTCCTTTAAGTCAGGATAAACCGGCTGAAGGGCGCCATAGCCCAGCCCGCTTAATCCCAAAGATTCATATGGCAACAGGTTGGCAGAAGTACCATTATACTCATACCGGGTGGCCTGCGCGGTAACGCCTGCTACCACATTTATTTTATGATCGTTATTGATGCGTTTATCAAAGGTGAGCGTGTTCTCATTCAACCACGAGGTATTATCCGTGTAAGTGATTGAACCGTTTACACCATATACCGAACTTGGATTACCCGAGCGGGTTTTTGAATTATTGAAGACATCATAGCGTTGCGAATTTTTGTTGATGCCGCCGGTTACCCGCAGCTTCAGGTTTTTCAGGATCGAATATTCTACATACGCATTGGCAATAAGGTTATTATTATTCTTTAACCGGTATTCGTTCTGTGCAATGATCACCGGGTTCATTCGATAATCGGTGGTAGGGTTCACCATATCATCCAATAATTCATCCTGAAAATCGGTGCTGATAGCCTTCGTTGGATTTATCGGCGATGCTGGCCGGTAGCCCCAGGTGCCATACAACAGGTTGTTCATGGAAGAACCCGACAGTGATGAAGGAATGGTACCCAGGCGTTTGGTATTGGTATACATAATATACCCGCCCACTTTGGCTTTGTCAAATGTTTGGTCGATGCTTATTTTGCCCTGGTAGCGTTTGAAATTGGAGTTGACGATGATCCCGTCCTGGTTAAACAGATCGCCGGATGCACTGTACCTTGTTCTGGCTGAACCGCCGGTAACCGACAAGCTGTGGTCCATCATGCTCGCCTGGCGGTACAATTTATTTTGCCAGTCAACCGCCTGTACATTTTTATAATCATCCAGGGTAACGCCATTGGCCAGGTACGTATCCTTGAGGTCGGAAGTGCCGATATCCTGTTGCAGCTTCACAAACTCATAGGGGTTCATCACGGGAATGGTCTTTAAATTATTCTGCAGGCCATAATACCCGCTGTAACGCACTACCGGCGGACCATCCTTCCCTTTTTTGGTGGTGATGATAATTACGCCATTTGCGCCTCTGGCGCCATAGATCGCTGTAGCCGATGCATCTTTCAGCACATCCATCGATTCAATATCGTTCGGGTTCAGCATATTGTTGTCGGGGTTCTCAATGGGAAATCCGTCGATCACATACAAGGGAGAATTACTTTGCGTAATAGAGTTGTTGCCACGAATCACAATGTTGATGCCGGCGCCTGGTTGTCCTTCGGTAGAAGACACCATTACGCCTGCTACCCTTCCGGCCAGCGCCTGGTCAAATGAACCCACGGGCGCTTTGTTGATATCTTCCATACTAACCTGGGAAACGGAACCGGTAAGGTCTTTCTTTTTTACCGTACCATAGCCTATCACTACCACGTTCTCCAACCCTTTTGAATCTATTTGCAGGGTTACATTCAGTTCCTTACCGGCATCCACTACTTTCACTTCGTAGGTTACATACCCTACATAGGAAAATTCCAGCACCATGCCGGCTTCAATATTCCTGAGTGTAAATTCTCCTTTGGCATTGGTGCGGCCGCCACGGCTTTGGCCGCGAACGGTTATCGTAACGCCTTCTATTGGCTCTCTGTTCTGGCCATATACATGGCCATGCAGTTCATCCATCACAGCCGCCTGCACAATGGGGCGCTTAGGTTCTTCCTTTAAACTCAGCACAATAGTTTTATCAACTATGTTGTAGGTTAAAGGCTGACCGGCGAGGCACTGGTCAAGTACCACCTTCAACGGCACATTCTTTACATCGATGTTTACGGGTTTTGCTTTTTGCAGCCATTCCAGGTCGTAGAAGAACAGGTAACCTGTTTGTTTCCTGATCTCTTTAAACACCTGTTCCAGGGGTGCGTCACGACGGGTTAAACTTAGTTTCTGCGAGAAACCAATGGCATGCACCTGCAGGCAGGCAGCCAGTAAAAACACAGTGCTAAATTTCATACAGCACGCGGTTTTAAACAGTAATCGTTTCACCTTCCGCTCCCGTTGGGGCGAAGGCGCTTGGCAGTGAACCTTCAAAGACATAGTTTTGCGTTGATTGCGGGACAGAGCTCCTGCTCTCAAAATAGAAGCTCTTCCCTTTGGTTAATGTTTAGCAGTTACGAACAATTGTTACCTGTTAACCCAATCTTCGCCGGAAACACGCCAATGTTTCCGGTTTTTTATTGGGTGCACAGCAAGGGTTTTTCAAGGATCCATACAGTTTTACTTTTATGATAAATTCGTTTTAAGTGAATTTTCAGTTTTCCATTGGGCAGTTCAGAGTTCAGAGTTCAGAGTTCACAGTTCAGAGTTCGCGGCTGCCGCGACGCGCCCTTTGCCCTTTGCCTTTCCACTACTGCCTACTGCCTTTCATTTCTGCCGTTTGCCGTTAAGGCAACACAATAACCAGATTGCCCTCAATTGTAAAATGCACCTTACTTAATTCAAGTATCTTAAGCACCTGCGATAAATTTGAACTGCGGGAAACCTGTCCGGCGAAGCGGCGTGCAGGGATCCTTCCCTTGAAGACCACCTGCACCTTATACCATCGTTCCAGTTGCCGCATGATCGCCTGTATGTCTACGTTATCAAAATAAAATAATCCGTTTTTCCAGGCTATCGCCTCTTCTGTATCCGCATCGTTAATAACCCGGATGCGGTTATTACCAATGGGTGCATTCTTCAATTGCGCCTGCTGACCAGGATTGAGTATTACTGACCGCTCCGGCTGTTGTATATCCGCAGTGCTTGCCCATTCCCGGATGCCACCTTCGAGCAGTGTTGTTTTGATCATGGCTTCATCGGCATAGGCATTCACATTGAAATGTGTTCCCAGCACTTCGATTACTCCTTCCCGGCCTTCATTGCCTGATGCCGGAGCAATGAAATGTACCCGGAAAGGTTTATTATGGTTTTTCGTTATTTCAAAATAGGCTTCACCCGTTAAGTAAACCAAACGCTCGTTACTATTGAATGCGGTGGGATACTTAAGAGAAGAGGCAGCGTTTAACCATACCCTGCTGCCATCGGGTAACATTACATAATACTGACCGCCGGTGGGCGTGGTGAGGGTGTTGTAGGCGGCACTTCGACTGCGCTCAGTGCCCTGGCCCGACCCTTCGACTTCGCTCAGGGTTCCGTTATACTCCAGCCGGCCGTCCTCTTTTTTACTTACCGTAGCTCCGCCATCTGTTGCTACAACTCCATTGGCTGCTTTGCCCAGATCTATCAATGTTCCATCGGCTAAAGTCAGGGTAGCTTTGTTGCCACCGGGCAATGCATCATGCACGGGCGCTTTCTGTTGCTTCGCCTGTACAATAATTTTGGGGGCGGGTGTTTGAACGATATAATAATATACGGGTATAAAGGCCACCACCACTATTGCAGCAGCAACGGAAACCCGGAACCAGCTCCGTTTATAAAGTGGAATTACATTTTGATGTTGTGTTGTCTGATCTATTTGCTCCCAGATGGCGGCTTTCATCTCCTGGCCTAACAATTCTTTTTCCTGTCCTTCCTGCAAGGACGGTTCCCCGGCAGTTGCATCAAAACTTTCATAATAAGCTTTGATGAATTGTTCTTCTTCCGGCGAAGCCTTGCCTGCAAGGTATTTTTGTATCAGCCTGATAAGTTTTTTCCTGGCTTTTGGTTGGGCCATTATGCGGTGCTTTTATATTAAGTACCGGAAATGGCAAAAACTCCCTTGCGGATGAAGAAATTTTTAAAGAAATTTTTCGAGGTTAGAACATCATAAAAAAATGGGCAATGTGAAGCCGTAAACGGTAGATGGTGGCGCCCAATTGGTTCTGTACTGTTTTTTGGGAAATACTTAATTCGTTGGCGATCTCTTTAGTAGACTTATCGTGTTGGGTATGTAATAAAAATATTTGCCGTTTCTTTTCAGGCAGTTCATCGATCCATGCTTTTACATGGTCCATGAGTTCCTTTTCTATCAATTTTCCTTCTGCACCGGAAGTAGAAGCGTCAATGGTTTCATACAATTCAAAAAAAGCGGGACCTGCTTTTTCCCTGGCAACCAGTTTATAGATCTGAAACCGGACAGCCGTCAACAGGTAGGCCTTCACATTACTGATAGTTACCTGTCCTCTTCTGCACCACAGATCAACAAACACATCCTGGATAATATCTTTACATTGTTCTTTATCTTTTAATCGCTTATACGCAGCATTATATAACAGTTCCCAATAGCGATCATACAGGGCATCGAACGCATCCCTGTTATGTTGCGCCAGCAAATCAAGCAATTGGGTGTCGGTGTATAGTATCAAAGCAGTTAGCTACAGTTTGGTAGCTTAAAGCTATCAATTCTCATTTGAAAATCAACATGCAAACGTTTGCGTGATTTCAGTTCAAAGTTTAAAGTTCAAAGTTTTTTGTTTTACGTGTCGCTTTCGCTGTTCTATGTTTAAGTTATTAAGTTCTTAGATTAAGTTATTGAGTTAGTTAGTTGGAACGGCCATGACGCGGCACTCCTTTCTCATTATTAATTTTTCATTCTTCATTTTACTGTCTTTCACTTCAACATTCAACATTGGACATTCAATATTCAATATTCCTACTGCCCTTCCTTAACCAACTTCCTCTCTAGTTCCTCCAAAGACACTCCCTTCGTCTCCGGAACTTTACTAAGCACCCAAATCAATTGCATCAACATCATAAATGCAAAAAAGCCAAAGATGGGCCAGGGATTATCTTTGAAGATGCCATTATCCTTATCTAAGAAAACCGGCGTTATCAACGTAATCAATGCCGCAAATACCCAGTGCACACTGGCGCCAAACGATTGTCCCATGGCGCGGACTTTATTCGGGAATATTTCCGAAATAAAAACCCAGATCACGGCGCCCTGTCCTATCGCATGCGCCGCTATAAACATTAATAGAAACACCATCATTACCCCCGCGCTGGCATGGGTCTTGAAACACCAGGCTACCATGGCCAAACTGACTATATAGCCGAGTGAACCAATGACCAGCAAGGTCTTTCTTCCCAACCTGTCAATGAGATACAAACCCAGAAAAGTAAAGATGAGATTGGTGCCGCCAATAGCTATGGAATTGAATAAAGATTCCTTCGCTGCCAAACCTGCCCTGCTTAAGATCTCAGGCGCATAGTATAAAATAAAATTGATCCCCGACCACTGGTTAAAGAAAGCCACTAAAAATGCCAGCCAAAGAATTGAACTGTATTTTTTACTGAAAAAATGATTGTTGGCATGACCGGCTTGTGTTTCATGGGTAGCACTCGCAGTGATTACCTGAATTTCGGCATCGATGTTGTTCATCCCCAGCCGTTCCATTACCTTTCTTGCAGTGGCGTTATCGCGCTTCACCGCTACCAGCCAGCGCGGGCTTTCAGGAATACTAAACACCATGAATGTATAAATCAATGAAGGGATCGCCATAACGCCCAACATCCAACGCCAGTCGTTATTGCCGCCCACACCCTGTAAAAAATAGTTGGAGAGAAAGGCTATCAGTATTCCGAACACAATATTGAACTGGTACATAGCCACCAGCCGCCCCCTTGTTGAGGGGGTGGAAATTTCTGATACATACGTAGGTGCTGCTACTGAAGAAACGCCGATACCAATGCCGCCGATAAAACGGAAAAAAGAGAACAAATAAGGTCCATTTGCCAATGCCGAGCCCAGGGCGGAAACACTGAACAAAATACCTACCCATAACAATACATTTTTGCGTCCGTATTTCTGGGTGGGGAATCCACCGAAGACCGCTCCCACTACAGTGCCCCATAAGGCCATTGACATAATAAAAAAACCATGAAACCAGGGGGATGTATGCCATAATTCTTTTATAGGCAAATTGGCGCCCGAGATCACCACCGTATCAAATCCGAAAATAAAACCGGCAAGGGCCGCAATCAATGAAATACCGAATAAATTGGCTGAGGATGAGGTACTGCCAGATTGGGCAGTAGCCTCGGTATCGAAAGAAACTTGCATAGCAGTCGTTTTGGGTTAAAAGATAGTACTTTTCCAGTTACTAGCCTCCCCCCGGCCCCCTCCGGTGGAGGGGGAGTATTAGCCTCGCGACTATTGGCCGCTGGCTGTCAGGCATGAGTGTATTGCTTTCAGCTTTAGACTTTAGGCTTTTTGCTGTATTTCGCTTGGAGCATGAAGCATTTCTATCCACAGATGTGCAAAAACTACTATAGCAAATTAGCCCATGCGCCACTATTTTTGCCAATTACTCTATAATGTAATCAAGCGCAAATGATATCAACAAAGAGCGATCAGAAAAATGTGTTATTGTTTCAGCCTCATCGTTTATTGTCGGATCATAACCTGATGGAATGTTTACAGATCACCAAAGAAAAA
The Niastella koreensis GR20-10 genome window above contains:
- a CDS encoding FecR family protein encodes the protein MAQPKARKKLIRLIQKYLAGKASPEEEQFIKAYYESFDATAGEPSLQEGQEKELLGQEMKAAIWEQIDQTTQHQNVIPLYKRSWFRVSVAAAIVVVAFIPVYYYIVQTPAPKIIVQAKQQKAPVHDALPGGNKATLTLADGTLIDLGKAANGVVATDGGATVSKKEDGRLEYNGTLSEVEGSGQGTERSRSAAYNTLTTPTGGQYYVMLPDGSRVWLNAASSLKYPTAFNSNERLVYLTGEAYFEITKNHNKPFRVHFIAPASGNEGREGVIEVLGTHFNVNAYADEAMIKTTLLEGGIREWASTADIQQPERSVILNPGQQAQLKNAPIGNNRIRVINDADTEEAIAWKNGLFYFDNVDIQAIMRQLERWYKVQVVFKGRIPARRFAGQVSRSSNLSQVLKILELSKVHFTIEGNLVIVLP
- a CDS encoding TonB-dependent receptor is translated as MKFSTVFLLAACLQVHAIGFSQKLSLTRRDAPLEQVFKEIRKQTGYLFFYDLEWLQKAKPVNIDVKNVPLKVVLDQCLAGQPLTYNIVDKTIVLSLKEEPKRPIVQAAVMDELHGHVYGQNREPIEGVTITVRGQSRGGRTNAKGEFTLRNIEAGMVLEFSYVGYVTYEVKVVDAGKELNVTLQIDSKGLENVVVIGYGTVKKKDLTGSVSQVSMEDINKAPVGSFDQALAGRVAGVMVSSTEGQPGAGINIVIRGNNSITQSNSPLYVIDGFPIENPDNNMLNPNDIESMDVLKDASATAIYGARGANGVIIITTKKGKDGPPVVRYSGYYGLQNNLKTIPVMNPYEFVKLQQDIGTSDLKDTYLANGVTLDDYKNVQAVDWQNKLYRQASMMDHSLSVTGGSARTRYSASGDLFNQDGIIVNSNFKRYQGKISIDQTFDKAKVGGYIMYTNTKRLGTIPSSLSGSSMNNLLYGTWGYRPASPINPTKAISTDFQDELLDDMVNPTTDYRMNPVIIAQNEYRLKNNNNLIANAYVEYSILKNLKLRVTGGINKNSQRYDVFNNSKTRSGNPSSVYGVNGSITYTDNTSWLNENTLTFDKRINNDHKINVVAGVTAQATRYEYNGTSANLLPYESLGLSGLGYGALQPVYPDLKESSLLSGLSRVNYTFKDRYLFTASFRADGSSKFRPGRQWGYFPSGAFAWRLSSEPFMKEVSFLSDAKIRASWGKTGNNRVDEYATYSEVDFPISAYYSYNNALQQGAILASMANEDLKWETTGQTDVGFDVSFLHQRLSLTVDYYKKVTSDLLLLAALPPTSGYGSAYKNIGKTSNEGLEIALSSNNITNKNFSWTTSFNIAFNKSKVMQLTQNQESMTSVISWDSWYASVPLYLAKLGQPLGQIYGYISDGVYQYDDFDKLANGNYILKDNIATNGNTRSAIQPGDAKYRDLNNDKVINDYDRTVIGRGLPRHIGGISNNFHYRGFDLNIFFQWSYGNDIVNANRLNFENGNKTYLNQFQSFQARWTPDHTNTTMPRAGGQYGYVYSTRIIEDGSYLRFKTAALGYTLSSKLLGRAKIKSCRIYVAAQNLLTWTKYTGSDPEVSIGYSALTPGFDYSSYPRARTVTLGLNLSL
- a CDS encoding RagB/SusD family nutrient uptake outer membrane protein; its protein translation is MKRRIFLLGLLATMIAVAGSCKKFLEKKPHFLEPDNYYSNAQEVNSALAGVYDIISQETMWGGQIPIRHNATTDESFFSYTSFTTGPFRYNYDASDTYVASLWKNLYTGIERANSLLANMDKADMDANAKSVVGGEALFLRAFYYFTLVQYYGDVPLKLTPSVSVDNVDLARTPTKEVYAQIVADMKEAETLVKTATQTGSSGHVSKSTVRGILARVYLTMAGAPLHDTEKFKDARDWALKVKESGEHDLNPDYKQIFINEVQDIEDYKECIWEAECYGANNDAYKEGGRIGNENGVLCRSTVTDSIGYAYGFNSTTQKLYYLYAPTDVRRDWSISTYSMSATGVKTTLPATNIYGRNTAKWRREYEKIFPKNKNYTATNFPILRYADVLLMLAEAENEATGATALANESLNLVRRRAGLTDTAIASQDGFRDEVRNERARELCFEGLRKPDLIRWGIFVQTMHDISDEFKAKGGTTYAYAAVNAANVNDKHLLYPIPLSEMTLNKKMVQNPYW
- a CDS encoding sugar porter family MFS transporter, whose amino-acid sequence is MQVSFDTEATAQSGSTSSSANLFGISLIAALAGFIFGFDTVVISGANLPIKELWHTSPWFHGFFIMSMALWGTVVGAVFGGFPTQKYGRKNVLLWVGILFSVSALGSALANGPYLFSFFRFIGGIGIGVSSVAAPTYVSEISTPSTRGRLVAMYQFNIVFGILIAFLSNYFLQGVGGNNDWRWMLGVMAIPSLIYTFMVFSIPESPRWLVAVKRDNATARKVMERLGMNNIDAEIQVITASATHETQAGHANNHFFSKKYSSILWLAFLVAFFNQWSGINFILYYAPEILSRAGLAAKESLFNSIAIGGTNLIFTFLGLYLIDRLGRKTLLVIGSLGYIVSLAMVAWCFKTHASAGVMMVFLLMFIAAHAIGQGAVIWVFISEIFPNKVRAMGQSFGASVHWVFAALITLITPVFLDKDNGIFKDNPWPIFGFFAFMMLMQLIWVLSKVPETKGVSLEELERKLVKEGQ
- a CDS encoding RNA polymerase sigma factor produces the protein MILYTDTQLLDLLAQHNRDAFDALYDRYWELLYNAAYKRLKDKEQCKDIIQDVFVDLWCRRGQVTISNVKAYLLTAVRFQIYKLVAREKAGPAFFELYETIDASTSGAEGKLIEKELMDHVKAWIDELPEKKRQIFLLHTQHDKSTKEIANELSISQKTVQNQLGATIYRLRLHIAHFFMMF